The Sphingopyxis sp. CCNWLW2 genome contains the following window.
TTTCACCCAGGAAGGTCTGCCGATAGCTCTGCATCGCGCGGTAGAAATCGTAAAACTCCGGGTCCTTGCCAAAGCTGGCGGCATAGATACGCGCCGCTTCACCATCGGCGCTGCCGCGGATGATCTGCGCTTCCTTCTGCCCTTCGGCGCGGATCGAGATCGCTTCCTGCTGGCGCGCGGTGCGCATGCGATTATACGCCGCCTCGAGCGTCGCGCCTTCGGGAAGGTCGGCGCGCTTGATCCGGACGTCGATGATCTCGGCGCCATATTTATTCGCCTCGCGGTTCAGCGCGACCTGGATATTGTCCATCACCGCGCCGCGTTCGGCCGAAAGCAAGGTCGCAAAGGTCCGCTTGCCGAGTTCGTTGCGCAGCGACGAGCCGAGGATGGTCGCAAGCTGCGCCTGCAACTTATCCTCGGTCCGGATCGCGGTGTACATGCGCACCGGGTTGGTGATGCGGAAGCGCGCGAAGGCGTCGACCTGCAGCCGCTGCTGGTCGGTCGAGAGCACCTGCTGACGCTCCATGTTCACGCCGAGGATGCGCTTGTCGATATATTCGATGCCGTCCGTGAACGGCACGCGCAGGACAAGCCCCGCGCCCGAACGCCCGAATTCCTCGTTCGGCTTATAGCGGTTCACCGTGCGCTCGATCTCGCCGAAGCGCAGGATCAGCGCCTGCTTGTCCTCGGGCACGATCGCGAGCGACTGCGACAGGATGACGAGCACAACAACGACGCCAAACAGCAGCCGCATCGGGTTCTGGAACAGCGAATTGAACATCATTCGCCTCCCTTCGTGGTGGCTTCGGGCGCCTTGAGCCGCTTCTGCACCTCGTTGAGCGGCAGATAGGGGGTCACCCCGCGCGCTTCGACAATCGTCTTGTCGACGTTCGACAACACCGTCTCCATCGTTTCATAATAGAGGCGCTGGCGGGTCACCGCCGGTGCCAGCTTATACTGCTCGTAAATCTTGTCGAACGCCGCGGTATCGCCGCGCGCACGTTCGAGCACCTGCTGCTGGTACGCGCGCGCCAGGTTGATCGCCGATTCGCGCTCCTGGCGCGACGCGGTGACTTCCTTGAACGCCTCGTCGACCTGGTTCGGCGGATCGGCCTGGCGGATCGCGATGCCCTGGATCATCACGCCCGCGCGATATTGGTTGAGCAATTCCTGCATGCGCTGCTGGACCTGCGCCTCGATCTCGACGCGGCCGGGGCCGATCGCCTGGACGAGGTCGAAGTTCGCGACCGTCGCGCGCATCGCGCTTTCGGCGACTTCGCGGATCGTGCCTTCGGGATCGGCGAGCTGGAAGAAGAAAAGCTCGGGATCGCGCACCGACCAGCGGACCTCATAGGCGAGGTCGACGATGCTCTGGTCGCGCGTCAGCACGAAATTCTCGTCGGTCGCGTTCGGCGAGCCGACCGCCATCGTGCGGATCGCGCGGACGTCTTCGAGCCGGATGCGCTCGACCGGCGCCGGCCAGGTGAGTTTCACGCCGGGCCCGACAGTGCGCGAATAGCTGCCGAGGCGCGTGACGACGCCTTCCTTTTCGGGCGGCACGATGTGGAAGGAGGAGAAAAGCACCCACGCGGCGACGAGCGCGAGCACCACCCATTTCCAGAGCTTCGCCGAATCGCCGAAATTGAACTGGCTGCCGCCGCCCGAGCCGCCGCCGCCGAAACCGCCGCGCCCCTTGCGCAGCAATTCGTCGAGCGCCGAGGGGCCGCGCGGCTTTTGCGCGCGCCGCTGGTCGGTGGGATCGGGGGTAACCCACGGATTGCGCGGACCGGGCTTTTTGCCGTCGCCCTTTCCGTCGTCATCCCCCTTGCCCGGCCCACTGCCCCACGGACTGTTGGCCATCTGGCTGATCTGATGGAAAAAATGCCGCAATCCTCTCGGGCTGCGGCGTCCCATGCTGCCGTCAATCTTGTCGTTCATAAGGCTTTTATAGGGTCGGCGGGCGCGATTAACAGGGGGTGCGCGCGAAAATGGCTGGCAAACCGACCGATCATGCCTATCTGGCGCGGACATGACCGAACAAAGCGCCGATATCGCCCGCCTGACCGCCGCCGCCGCCGACCTCAGTGGAGGACGGTCGTCAGGCCTGCGAATGCTCGACGATTCAGGATTGCTCGCGGTGGTGCTCGATGTGTCGGGGCTTGCCGTCGAAGAGCGCCAGCCGCTCGAGGACAAGCTCCGCGCCGGCCTGCTCGCCGATGCGAGCGTGCGCGAGGTCCGCATCGCGATGACCGCCGAGAAGAAGGCGATGACGATCATCGCGGTCGGCAGCGGCAAGGGCGGGGTCGGCAAATCGACCCTCGCCGCGAATCTCGCGGTCGCGCTGCGCCGTCTCGGCGTGAAGGTCGGGCTGGTCGACGCCGACATCTACGGGCCTTCCCAACCCCGATTGATGGACAGCGAGGGCGTGAAGCCCGAAGCGCGCGGGTCGAAGCTGGCCCCCGTCCCCAACGCCTATGGCGTGCCGATGCTCTCGACCGGCCAGATCGCCGCGCCGGGGCAAGCGATCGCGTGGCGCGGGCCGATGGCGGGCAAGGCGCTCGAACAGCTCGTCGATGCGAGCTGGGGCGACATCGACACGCTCGTCGTCGACCTGCCGCCGGGCACCGGCGACGTCCAGCTGACGATGATCCAGCGGCACAAGCCCGCGGGCGCGGTGATCGTATCGACCCCGCAGGATCTCGCGCTGATGGACGCGACGCGTGCGGTCAGCCTGTTCGAACAGGCCGATGTGCCGATCATCGGGCTTGTCGAGAATATGGCGGGCTATGCCTGCCCGCATTGCGGCGAGGTCAGCGACCCGTTCGGGTGCGGCGGCGCCGAAGCGGCGGCGGGAACGATGGGGCTCGACTTCCTCGGCCGCGTGCCGCTGTCGATGGGCATCCGCCTCGCGAGCGACGGCGGGGTTCCGCCCGCGGCGGGAACCGATCCCGCGGGCGAGCCATTCCATGCGATAGCGGCGAAGGTCGCCGACTGGCTGAACACGCGAAAGGGGCGATGATGGCGATCAACGATGAAGGCGAAATCCGCGAACTGCTCGGGCAGAAACGCCGCATCGCCGTTGTTGGCGCATCGCCCAACCCGGCACGCCCGTCGAACGGAGTCCTCGCCTTTCTCGTGGGCCAAGGCCATGATGTGATCGCGGTGAACCCCGGCCATGCCGGCAAGACGATCCACGGCGCGCCCGTCGTCGCGACGCTCGCCGATGTCGAGCCGCCCGCCGAGCTCGTCGACATCTTCCGCAACAGCGCCGACGCCGGCACAGCGGTCGACGAGGCGATCGTTCATGGCGCGAAGGCGGTGTGGATGCAGATCGGCGTCATCGACGAGGCCGCGGCGAAACGCGCCGAAGCCGCGGGACTGACCGTGGTCATGGACCGCTGCCCCAAGGTCGAGATGCCGCGACTCGGCCTGCTGAAGTGAAGGCCGCACTGCCGCTGCTCATGGTTGCCACGCTCGCGGGATGCGCGACCACGACGGCAAGCAGGAACCCGCAACATGCCTTCTTCGATGCCCTCGCCGCGCGCTGCGGCGAGGCTTATGCCGGCCGCCTCGCGAGCGATCAGGAGGCCGATGCCGAGATGCGGGGCAAGGCGATGGTGATGCACATCCGCCATTGCACACCCGACCGGATCGAAATTCCCTTTCACATCGAGGGATTGGCCGAAGACGGCGGCTGGGACCGGTCGCGGACGTGGATCATCAGCCGGACGCCGGCGGGCCTCCGCCTCAAGCACGATCACCGTCATGCCGACGGCAAGCCCGACGCCGCCACCCTCTATGGTGGCGACACCGCCGATACCGGAACGGCGATGCGCCAGACCTTCCCCGTCGACGCCGAATCGATCGCGATGTTCACGGCAACCGGCCGCAGCGTTTCGAATAGCAACATCTGGTCGGCCGAAACGACCGACGCGGGCTTCACCTATGGCCTCGACCGACAGGGACGCCATTTCCGCGTCGTCTTCGATTATGCGAAACCGGTGACGCCGCCGCCCGCGCCCTGGGGTTGGTAGGGAACCGATTCACCCGCCATGCGCTAGGTCGCATCGAACGGGAGAAAATATATGCGTACCCAGACCCTTATGCTGGTCCCCCTGCTCGCACTCGGCGCGTGCAGCGAAAAGGCGCCCGACCCGCGCGGCGTCGGGCACGACGAAACCCTGCTCTCGGTCTCGGCGACCGGCCGCTCCGAAACGCGGCCCGACGAGGCGCGCTTCACCGCCGGCGTGAGCACGATCGCCGCATCGGCCGAGGCCGCGACGCAGCGCAACAATGAAACGATGACCAAGGTGACCGAGGCGCTCAAAGCCTTTGGCGTCGCGGGCAAGGATCTGCAGACGCGCCAGCTGACCGTCAACCGGATCGACTGGGGCGCGAACAAGGGCAAGTTTGAAGCCGTCAATCAGGTCGAGGTCCGCATGCGCGCGGTCGACAAGGCCGGCGAGGCCGTCGCCGCGACCACAGAGGCGGGCGCCAATGTCCTGTCGGGGCCGACGCTGCGTGTCGCCGATCAGGAAGCCGCGACCAAATCGGCCTATGCCGCCGCCTATCGCGCCGCCCGCGCCCGCGCCGACGCCTATGCCGGCGCCGCGGGGCTCAAGATCGACCGTGTGCTGACGATCCGTGACGGCGGCGACAGCGCGCCGCCAATGCCTTATGCCGGCGGGGTCGCTTATGAGACAGCGGCACAGTCGGCCAACGCCGCCCCGCCGTTCAATCCGGGCGTCAGCGAATCGCAGGTTTCGGTGCGCGTCGACTTCGCTTTGTCGGAGAAATAGCGCGCAACACTGGCGGCCGCGCGAAAGGCCGATTTTCTTTGCGCCGATTCGCACCCCTGACTATCAGCAGCGGGCATGGCCGGCATTCGCGACATCGTGGGGAAAAATAAATCGCGCATGCCGCACGTCAGCCGCCGTTCGCTGCTGGTCGGCGCGACCGCGGCGGGTGGGCTGGCCATTGCGTGGAGCCTGTGGCCGCGCGACTATCAGCCGAACCTTAGCGCCGCCCCCGACGAACATATCTTCAACGCCTTCCTCAAGATCGGCGATGACGGCCACATCAGCGCGATCGTCCCGCAATGCGAGATGGGACAGGGTGTGACGACGCTGCTGCCGCAGATCATGGCCGACGAACTCGGCGCCGACTGGCGCACGATCGCGGTCGAGAGCGCGCCGATCAACCCGCTTTATACCAACACGCTGCTCGTCGACGAAGATAGCGCGGTCTTTACCCCGCGCGCCGGTGTTCCCGATTTCGTGTCCGACGTGCGCAGCTGGGCGCGCCGCGAATGGGCGGTGCGCCACGCGGTGATGCTGACGGCGAACAGCTCGTCGGTGCGTATGTTCGAAGCGCCGTGCCGCGCGGCGGCGGCGCAGGCGCGCGCGCTGCTGATGATGGCCGCCGCCAATCGCTGGGACGCCGACTGGGAAGAATGCGACACGCAGGACGGCTTTGTCATCCATGGCAAGAAGCGCCTGCGCTTTGGCGACGTCGCGGCGGCCGCGGCGCTGCTCGAACCGCCCGCCGAGCCCGTCTATCGCGCCAGCAGTTCGGACCCGCTTTACGGCAAGGAACTGACCCGGCTCGACCTGCCTGCCAAGATCGACGGGTCGGCCAATTACGCCGGCGACATTCGCCTGCCCGACATGGTGTTCGCGGCGATCCGCCAGGGCCCGCTCGGTGCGACGCGGCTGAAAAGCATCGACCGTAAAAAGGGACTCGCCTCGCCCGGCCTGTTGCATGTCGTCACGCACGAACGCTGGGTCGCGGCGGTGGCGCGCAACTGGTGGGCCGCGAACCGCGCGCTCGACCGCTTCGCGCCCACCTTCGAAACCGAAGGCACGCCGATTTCGACCGACCGGATCGACAAGGCATTGAAAGCCGCGCTGAAAGACGACGGCTATCGCATCGCGAGCGAGGGCGACGTCGCCGAGGCGATGGAAGGACGGCAAAAAGTCGCGGCCGAATATGCCGTCGCCCCCGCGCTCCACGCCGCCATCGAAACGCGCACCGCGACCGCTGCGCCCGATCGCGGCGGCCTGCGCGTCTGGGTCGCGACGCAGGCGCCGACGCAGTGCCGCGACGCGGTCGCGCGCGCGACCGGGCTGGCGCCGGCGAATGTCACGCTGTTCCCGATGATGGCGGGCGGATCGTTCGACGCGTGCCTCGACCACAGCGCCGCGGTGCAGGCGGCGATCATCGCGCTTCAGGTCAAGCGCCCGGTCCAGCTCGCCTGGTCGCGCGCCGAAGAGATTATGCGCCTGCCGCCGCGCGCCCCCGCGCGCGCCAAGCTGACCGCGACGCTCAATGCGGCGGGCGGGATCGACGCGCTGGTGACGCGCATCGCGGTCCCCTCGACCAACCATGAATTTCGCGACCGGCTGTTCGATAACACGCCGGCGGACGTCGCGCAGCGCGCGGCGGCGGGCAGCGCCGATGCCGCCGCGGTCGAAGGCGCGGCGAGCGGCTATGCGATCCCGCACATCGCGGTCGACCATTGCCCCGCCGATATCGGCCTGCCGACGGGGCGCTGGCGCGGCAACGCCGACAGCTACACCGCCTTTTTCACCGAATGTTTCGTCGACGAAATGGCGGCGCGCGCCGGGACCGACGCGCTATCCTATCGCATGGCGATGCTCGGCAATGCGCCGCTGCTCGCGCGCTGCCTGCTCACCGCGACCAGCCTTGGCGGCTGGGAGGGCGGATTGTCGGGGACCGCGCAGGGGCTCGCGTGCCATGCCATGCGCGGCAGCCATATCGCGCTGATGGCGACCGCGCGGCCAAGCGAGCGCGGGCTGCAGGTCGAGCAATTGGTCGCGGTGGTCGATGCCGGGCGCCTCGTGAACCCGACGATCGCGCGGCAACAGATCGAGGGCGGGCTGATCTTCGGCCTCGCCGCCGCGGTCGGCGCGACGACCGACTATGAAGGCGGCCTCGCGACCGCGCGCAAGCTGGGCCAGCTCGGCCTGCCCGACCTGTCGCAGACCCCGCAGATATTGGTCGAGTTCGTCGAAAGCGACCGCGAGCCCGGCGGCCTCGGCGAAATCGGCGTTCCCGTCGTCGCCCCCGCCATCGCCAATGCGATGTTCGCCGCGACGGGCCGCCGCATCCGCCGTATCCCGCTTTCGGCGCATCCGCTGTGAGCGCGCCGCCGCAAATCGGGGTGCTGCTGGTCAACCTCGGCACCCCCGGCGCGCCCGACGCGCGATCGGTGCGGCGCTATCTCGCCGAATTCCTGTCCGACCCCCGCGTCGTCGAAATCCCGCAAATCCTGTGGCAACCGATCCTGCGCGGGATCATCCTGACCACACGGCCGAAAAAGTCGGCGCATGCCTACGCGCAAGTATGGACCAACGAAGGCTCGCCGCTCGCCGCGATCACGCGCCGTCAGGCCGAAGCCTTGCAGGCGGCGTTCGGTGAAACAGTGCGGGTCGCTTATGCGATGCGCTATGGCGAACCCGCGATCGGCGCGGCAATCGATGCGCTGAAGGCGGCGGGATGCGACCGCATCCTCATAGCGCCGCTTTATCCGCAATATTGCGCCGCTACGACCGCAACCGTCGTCGATGCCGTCGGCAAGCATTTGCAAGCACTGCGCTGGCAACCGACGATTCGGTTCCTTCCGCCCTATCATGCCGACAGCGCCTATCTTGGCGCATTGAAGACTTCGGCAGAGGAGGGACTGGCCGCGCTCGACTTCACCCCCGACATTCTGCTCGCCAGCTTCCACGGCATGCCCGAGCGCACGCGGACGCTCGGCGATCCCTATCACGACCAGTGCCAGGCGACCGCGCACCGGCTTTCGGACGCACTCGGCAGGCCGGTCGAGGTCGCCTTCCAGTCGCGTTTCGGGCGCGCCAAATGGCTCGAACCCGCAACCGATACGCGTCTCGAACAGCTCGGCCGCGACGGCCGCAGCGTCGCGATCTTCGCGCCCGGCTTTGCGGCCGATTGCCTCGAAACGCTCGAAGAGCTCGCGATTCGCGGCAAACAGCAGTTCGAAGATGCGGGCGGCAAAAATTTCGCTTATCTCCCCTGCCTCAACGCCGATGCGCCCGGCATGGCGATGCTGGAGACGCTGGTCCGCCGCGAGCTCGCGGGCTGGCTTTGATACCCGCCGCTTACCAACTGTTTAGATCGATGCCCTAAATTGGTCCGACGCGGCGCCGAAAAGCTATGAACCGCGCCATTTTGGAGATTCGCGATGAACGAGGTCGAATCGGCGGCACTGATGCTCGCCGGAGTGACGCTGGCCCTGTTGGCGATCGTCTTCGCCATCTGGTGGTCGCGGCGACCGCGCACCGCACCCGCCGCGCCGCGAGCCCCGCGCGGACCGCGCGAAATCCGCCTGCCCAAACTCGCGCGCAAGGCCGCACCCGAAGTTGAGGAGGTCGAAATCTCCCCCTCGCGGCTCGCGCGGATCAGCCGCAAGGAGCCGCTCGAAATACCGGCCGAGCCCGAATATGAAGCCGAGCCCGAGCCCGTCGCTGCTGCCGAACCCGTCGAGGCCACGCTCGAAGCAATGATTTCCGGGGTCGAGGAAGAAGCGTATCGGATCGAGAAAGCCGACGTCGAAGAGGTGACGCTTCGCCTCGTTCCCCAGATCCCGCCGCGCGATGCCATATCGACGAACAGCTGGCTCGGTGGCCGTCCGCGGCTCCCCGCCGGCATGGAATGGCCAAGGATCGACGATCAGCCGGCGGATTTTCTGGCGCAAATCGGCTGCGCCGACCTGCCGCACGATCTGTGGGGCGGGCTGGGGCCGCGCGATGGCGCGCTCGCCTTCTTCATTCACCGCCGCAAGCATGAGCTGCGCGTCCTGCACCTGCGCGATACCGGCATGCCCGTCGCGCCGCCCTTCACGCTCAACGATCCCGAGGGCTGGTTTGGCCCGCATGGCGGCCTCGCTTCGGGCGATCTCGGCGCCTTCGCCGTGCGCGCCTTTCCCGAATGGCCCGTCGACCTCGTCGCCATCCGCCCCGGCGATGCCGATCCGCGCAGCGAAGGCGATCCGAACGAGCCCGGCGCCGCGCTCCATGATCGCGGCTACGACATCGCCGACCCCGCCTTCCATCCCTTCGATTGGGGCAGCATGACCGCGATGGTCGCGCTGCTCGAGCAGCGGCTCGACCGGCTG
Protein-coding sequences here:
- a CDS encoding DUF1963 domain-containing protein; protein product: MNEVESAALMLAGVTLALLAIVFAIWWSRRPRTAPAAPRAPRGPREIRLPKLARKAAPEVEEVEISPSRLARISRKEPLEIPAEPEYEAEPEPVAAAEPVEATLEAMISGVEEEAYRIEKADVEEVTLRLVPQIPPRDAISTNSWLGGRPRLPAGMEWPRIDDQPADFLAQIGCADLPHDLWGGLGPRDGALAFFIHRRKHELRVLHLRDTGMPVAPPFTLNDPEGWFGPHGGLASGDLGAFAVRAFPEWPVDLVAIRPGDADPRSEGDPNEPGAALHDRGYDIADPAFHPFDWGSMTAMVALLEQRLDRLMTEAPPGADADNPGEMEQCAALNREARARAEEIIAIVRDSAARADFSASDATAVMAGLHAIRWVKVIRSADPETGAEQIETITLPLTTHRADANLWVHDYQTILFDRAKHAWCANPDNLSAPARALFEPWWRTLAEREMAAMGHEPFRHVPDYDEERDAVLLELPTSGLMSRIFGDGDNLVVTIDKADLAVGDFSKLRVQVSS
- the hflC gene encoding protease modulator HflC, whose protein sequence is MFNSLFQNPMRLLFGVVVVLVILSQSLAIVPEDKQALILRFGEIERTVNRYKPNEEFGRSGAGLVLRVPFTDGIEYIDKRILGVNMERQQVLSTDQQRLQVDAFARFRITNPVRMYTAIRTEDKLQAQLATILGSSLRNELGKRTFATLLSAERGAVMDNIQVALNREANKYGAEIIDVRIKRADLPEGATLEAAYNRMRTARQQEAISIRAEGQKEAQIIRGSADGEAARIYAASFGKDPEFYDFYRAMQSYRQTFLGENNTGGTSIIMSPDNEYLKRFSGG
- a CDS encoding Mrp/NBP35 family ATP-binding protein translates to MTEQSADIARLTAAAADLSGGRSSGLRMLDDSGLLAVVLDVSGLAVEERQPLEDKLRAGLLADASVREVRIAMTAEKKAMTIIAVGSGKGGVGKSTLAANLAVALRRLGVKVGLVDADIYGPSQPRLMDSEGVKPEARGSKLAPVPNAYGVPMLSTGQIAAPGQAIAWRGPMAGKALEQLVDASWGDIDTLVVDLPPGTGDVQLTMIQRHKPAGAVIVSTPQDLALMDATRAVSLFEQADVPIIGLVENMAGYACPHCGEVSDPFGCGGAEAAAGTMGLDFLGRVPLSMGIRLASDGGVPPAAGTDPAGEPFHAIAAKVADWLNTRKGR
- the hflK gene encoding protease modulator HflK; protein product: MNDKIDGSMGRRSPRGLRHFFHQISQMANSPWGSGPGKGDDDGKGDGKKPGPRNPWVTPDPTDQRRAQKPRGPSALDELLRKGRGGFGGGGSGGGSQFNFGDSAKLWKWVVLALVAAWVLFSSFHIVPPEKEGVVTRLGSYSRTVGPGVKLTWPAPVERIRLEDVRAIRTMAVGSPNATDENFVLTRDQSIVDLAYEVRWSVRDPELFFFQLADPEGTIREVAESAMRATVANFDLVQAIGPGRVEIEAQVQQRMQELLNQYRAGVMIQGIAIRQADPPNQVDEAFKEVTASRQERESAINLARAYQQQVLERARGDTAAFDKIYEQYKLAPAVTRQRLYYETMETVLSNVDKTIVEARGVTPYLPLNEVQKRLKAPEATTKGGE
- a CDS encoding SIMPL domain-containing protein — encoded protein: MRTQTLMLVPLLALGACSEKAPDPRGVGHDETLLSVSATGRSETRPDEARFTAGVSTIAASAEAATQRNNETMTKVTEALKAFGVAGKDLQTRQLTVNRIDWGANKGKFEAVNQVEVRMRAVDKAGEAVAATTEAGANVLSGPTLRVADQEAATKSAYAAAYRAARARADAYAGAAGLKIDRVLTIRDGGDSAPPMPYAGGVAYETAAQSANAAPPFNPGVSESQVSVRVDFALSEK
- a CDS encoding xanthine dehydrogenase family protein molybdopterin-binding subunit, which produces MAGIRDIVGKNKSRMPHVSRRSLLVGATAAGGLAIAWSLWPRDYQPNLSAAPDEHIFNAFLKIGDDGHISAIVPQCEMGQGVTTLLPQIMADELGADWRTIAVESAPINPLYTNTLLVDEDSAVFTPRAGVPDFVSDVRSWARREWAVRHAVMLTANSSSVRMFEAPCRAAAAQARALLMMAAANRWDADWEECDTQDGFVIHGKKRLRFGDVAAAAALLEPPAEPVYRASSSDPLYGKELTRLDLPAKIDGSANYAGDIRLPDMVFAAIRQGPLGATRLKSIDRKKGLASPGLLHVVTHERWVAAVARNWWAANRALDRFAPTFETEGTPISTDRIDKALKAALKDDGYRIASEGDVAEAMEGRQKVAAEYAVAPALHAAIETRTATAAPDRGGLRVWVATQAPTQCRDAVARATGLAPANVTLFPMMAGGSFDACLDHSAAVQAAIIALQVKRPVQLAWSRAEEIMRLPPRAPARAKLTATLNAAGGIDALVTRIAVPSTNHEFRDRLFDNTPADVAQRAAAGSADAAAVEGAASGYAIPHIAVDHCPADIGLPTGRWRGNADSYTAFFTECFVDEMAARAGTDALSYRMAMLGNAPLLARCLLTATSLGGWEGGLSGTAQGLACHAMRGSHIALMATARPSERGLQVEQLVAVVDAGRLVNPTIARQQIEGGLIFGLAAAVGATTDYEGGLATARKLGQLGLPDLSQTPQILVEFVESDREPGGLGEIGVPVVAPAIANAMFAATGRRIRRIPLSAHPL
- a CDS encoding CoA-binding protein encodes the protein MAINDEGEIRELLGQKRRIAVVGASPNPARPSNGVLAFLVGQGHDVIAVNPGHAGKTIHGAPVVATLADVEPPAELVDIFRNSADAGTAVDEAIVHGAKAVWMQIGVIDEAAAKRAEAAGLTVVMDRCPKVEMPRLGLLK
- the hemH gene encoding ferrochelatase codes for the protein MSAPPQIGVLLVNLGTPGAPDARSVRRYLAEFLSDPRVVEIPQILWQPILRGIILTTRPKKSAHAYAQVWTNEGSPLAAITRRQAEALQAAFGETVRVAYAMRYGEPAIGAAIDALKAAGCDRILIAPLYPQYCAATTATVVDAVGKHLQALRWQPTIRFLPPYHADSAYLGALKTSAEEGLAALDFTPDILLASFHGMPERTRTLGDPYHDQCQATAHRLSDALGRPVEVAFQSRFGRAKWLEPATDTRLEQLGRDGRSVAIFAPGFAADCLETLEELAIRGKQQFEDAGGKNFAYLPCLNADAPGMAMLETLVRRELAGWL